The sequence below is a genomic window from Candidatus Bathyarchaeota archaeon.
CACGAAGTTATTAAAGTCTTCTAATAAAATTCTGATATTTACTCATCAAAATGCAGATCCAGATGCTATATGTTCAGCATATGGCATGCAATATTTATTGAAAAAATTCCAAAAAAAAGCTCGAATCGATATAGTTACTGTAGAAGGAGTTAATAAAATCTCTAAAAAAGTAGTTGAGCTAATCCCGATAAAAACCATAAATATGCCTGTGCTAAAAGAGGTCGATTTCATAATAATCATAGACACAAATAATTTGCAACTACTTGGAAAGTGGGGAGAGGTCCTAAAAGGAACTAAAATCCCAATAGTCATAATTGATCACCATGTAACCCATCCTAAAATGAAAAGAGTAGCTTCATACTCTATATGCGACGATAATGCTTCTTCAACTTGTGAAATAGTATTTGAGATTTTCAATAAAATGAAAATTAAGTACGATAAAAAAGTAGCAAGAGCCCTTCTAATTGGTATAGTTTGTGATACTAGGCATTTCATATTGGCTTCCTCTAAAACTTTAGTTAATGTGTCTGAGTTAATTAAGAATGGAGCAAGAATCGAAGAAGCTATGAAAATACTGCAAACTCCAATGAGTCAATCAGAAATAATTGCCAGATTAAAGGCTATACAAAGGTTAGATTTCAAAAAGGTTGGAGACT
It includes:
- a CDS encoding DHH family phosphoesterase; translation: MFNLRNFTKLLKSSNKILIFTHQNADPDAICSAYGMQYLLKKFQKKARIDIVTVEGVNKISKKVVELIPIKTINMPVLKEVDFIIIIDTNNLQLLGKWGEVLKGTKIPIVIIDHHVTHPKMKRVASYSICDDNASSTCEIVFEIFNKMKIKYDKKVARALLIGIVCDTRHFILASSKTLVNVSELIKNGARIEEAMKILQTPMSQSEIIARLKAIQRLDFKKVGDWLIANTKIGSYQASTARIVTYVGAHVAIVGGTKKQDVKISLRSTKDFFENTGIHLGRDIAIPIGELLKGVGGGHAMAAGINGTGEVDDAIRKCMDRLKSMIQ